TACGTTAACCAGCAAAAGATTTATTCAGGACTGGTACCTTCAGGCCCATTTGACATTAAACAGCTCCCGTTTATTTCAGGCAACGAAGTCACGCTAGTGACCACGGATGCAACAGGACAGCAGAGCATTACCAAAAAGCCTTACTATTTTTCATCCAAGATTCTGGCAAAAGGTATTAATGAGTTCTCTGTAGATGTTGGTGTTCCTCGTTATAACTATGGTCTCTATTCAAACGATTACGACGATGCCACCTTTGCATCAGGTGCAATCCGTTACGGTTATAGCAATTCACTGACTTTAAGCGGAGGAGTGGAAGCTTCAACAGATGGCCTGTCGAATCTCGGTACAGGTTTTGCCAAGAACCTATTTGGTTTTGGAGTGATTAATGCCGACATTGCAGCGAGCCAGTATAAAGATGAAAACGGCTATTCTGCCTTATTGGGTTTAGAAGGGCGCATCAGTAAAAATATTTCATTTAACACCAGTTACCGTAAAGTATTTGATAACTATTTTGATCTTGCCCGTGTGTCTCAAGTCAGATATTTAAAAGATAACCAGATTAATGCCGAGTCACAAAACTATCTGAGCTACAGTGCACTGGCAGATGAGATTTTTAGGGCAGGGATTAACTACAACTTTTACGCAGGCTATGGGGCTTATCTGGGATATAACCAGATCAAATATAGCGACAATTCCTATAAATTACTGTCTGCCAACTTAAGCGGAAGTCTCAATAAGAACTGGGGATTTTATACTTCTGCCTATAAAGATTATGAAAATAATAAGGACTATGGCGTTTACTTTGCGCTGCGGTACACACCGTCTAACAAACTCAATGCGATCACAAGTGTATCTAATGAGAGTGGCAGACTGAGCTACCGCCAAGAAATATTTGGTTTATCGGAACCGAAAATCGGTTCATTTGGATGGGGTGGTTATGTTGAGCGAGATCAGGATGCACATGAAAATAATGCTTCGATTTATGCCTCTTACCGTGCCCGTGCTGCTTACCTGACAGGACGTTATAACCGATTTGGAGATAACGATCAGGTTGCACTTTCAGCAACAGGTTCACTGGTTGCGGCAGCGGGACGTATATTTGCGGCCAATGAAATTGGAGACGGTTATGCAGTTGTCACCAATGCTGGACCGCGAAGCCAGATTTTAAATGGTGGGGTTAATTTAGGTTTTACTGATAAGTCTGGAAGATTTCTAATTCCGAGCTTAATGCCGTATCAAGAGAACCATATTTATTTAGATCCGTCTTATCTTCCTTTAAATTGGAGCGTTAAGGCAACAGATCAAAAAACAGTGGTCGGCTATCGCCAAGGAACTCTAGTTGACTTTGGTGCTCATCAGGTTATTTCAGGATTAGTAAAACTTGTTGATCAAAACAATTCACCATT
This genomic stretch from Acinetobacter pittii harbors:
- a CDS encoding fimbria/pilus outer membrane usher protein; the protein is MKYIIGVLCVAYLPAYSFAEQLQDHTNTVTPRVPDAINSNNEYAQAKGDKQEQELNFTQLFLNISINANASEDLVAVKQSKDGKLYIRARDLKALRLKMDEQTADSQLVCINDLKGIQFKYLENEQSLNLQVPSNMLTGYAVDLNGQQITSPHLLKMKPLNAAILNYSLYNSITNDENTFSGSAEGIFNSAIGNFSSGVLYNGSNEDSYSHEKWVRLESKWQYVDPEKIRIYTLGDFISNSSDWGSSVRLAGFQWSSAYTQRGDIVTSALPQFSGSAALPSTLDLYVNQQKIYSGLVPSGPFDIKQLPFISGNEVTLVTTDATGQQSITKKPYYFSSKILAKGINEFSVDVGVPRYNYGLYSNDYDDATFASGAIRYGYSNSLTLSGGVEASTDGLSNLGTGFAKNLFGFGVINADIAASQYKDENGYSALLGLEGRISKNISFNTSYRKVFDNYFDLARVSQVRYLKDNQINAESQNYLSYSALADEIFRAGINYNFYAGYGAYLGYNQIKYSDNSYKLLSANLSGSLNKNWGFYTSAYKDYENNKDYGVYFALRYTPSNKLNAITSVSNESGRLSYRQEIFGLSEPKIGSFGWGGYVERDQDAHENNASIYASYRARAAYLTGRYNRFGDNDQVALSATGSLVAAAGRIFAANEIGDGYAVVTNAGPRSQILNGGVNLGFTDKSGRFLIPSLMPYQENHIYLDPSYLPLNWSVKATDQKTVVGYRQGTLVDFGAHQVISGLVKLVDQNNSPLLPGYTVQINGQQDGVVGYDGEVFIQNLLKQNKLEVDLMDHGSCQVDFTYNSNQYSTKKLGPYVCR